The segment TGTCAAATCGTCTTAAATCgagatataaattaattttattaaaatatatttcaataacaaaataacttttaacaaaccaaatgtttcttttaaatttaaaaccaacAAACCAATACCCAACTATACTCAAAGCCCTGTACACGCGTTATTTATCAGTTTCTAAAACTGGTAAATCCACAACAAAAACTTCCCCCACCAAACCGGTACAGGccgcaaaaaaagaaaaaccagtTCCCGCAAAACATACACCGACAAAGGAAAAGAAACCCCAAATAAAAACTGTACAAATATATCGCTGGAAACCGGGTGATAAACCTAAAATGCAAACTTATAAAGTTGATCTAAGCAGCATTAATCCCATGGTTTTAGATGTATTACTGAAAATCAAAAACGATATAGATCAAACTTTAACTTTTAGACGTTCTTGCCGTGAAGGTATTTGTGGTTCTTGTGCCATGAACATTGGTGGCCTCAATACTTTGGCCTGTATTCATAAAACTGATACAAATCTCTCAAAACCCTTAAGAATTTATCCCTTACCACATATGTATGTTATCAGAGATTTGGTAACTGATTTTTCACAATTCTACGAACAATATCGTTCCATACAACCGTGGCTGCAGCGCAAGGATTTGAAGAATGAAATCCCCGGTTGTGCCCAATATCTGCAGCATCCTAAAGATCGTGATGTTTTAGATGGTTTATATGAGTGTATTTTATGTGCCTGCTGTCAGACTGCCTGCCCTTCGTACTGGTGGAATAGTGATCGTTATTTGGGTCCAGCCATTTTAATGCAAGCCTATCGTTGGGTTATCGATTCTCGGGATGAGGCAACCGAAGAACGTTTGAAACGTTTAACAGATCCTTATAAACTATATCGTTGTCATACTATACTGAATTGTACTAACACTTGCCCGAAAAATTTAAATCCTGCCAAAGCCATTGTTAAATTAAAGCAATTATTGGCTGGTTTAAAGACTAAAGACAAACCTAAGTTGGAGACGGATAAATTGTTCAAGgaataaatacacaaaatacctacatatatttttttaattaattacatatataaataactttcaTTTGTAACAAATACAACTCAAATTTATGTTCCTTCTTATGCTActtcttcttattaaaatattacagtATGTTCGTCTATTTTTAGctgttgaaatattatttatatgttctcttttttcttggttctcttctagttcagttctagttttgttctagttctgttctagttctgttctagttctgttctagttctgttctagttctgttctagttctgttctagttctgttctagttctgttctagttctgttctagttctgttctagttctgttctagttctgttcttgttctgttctagttctgttctagttcggttctagttctgttataggtctgttctagttatgttctacttctgttctaattatgatctagttctgttctagtagtGAATGGGCGATATGGCCAATTTGGATACATCAACATTATTctgtttttctaatatttttccttttgacTGTTATTTCCCGTTCATGACCCAACAAGAACAGCTAAGTTGTTTAGACATAAATTACACTAAAGTTATGAGGGAGCGAATAGGAGAGTAGAAATATCTTACGGTTTAATACCAAAGGAGGCATGCTGTTGAAGAAGATGATTATTATGATAATAATGATTAGACTAAAATAACCAATAGTCGCAAACTAAAATCCAACAAAAACCACCGACAACCAAAcacaattctttaaaaaataaataagttttatttctttaatttgcaaaaatcatgaacgtaaaaatgagaaaaagaaaacaaaaattcaatgaatATCGTGATCTTTGATAATATGGAATTGTTTACGATTTGTGgccaatttattttttctttttatattttttcaattgttttaggTTGCATTTAAAGCGTAGAAAAGAGgaaatcgaaaaaataaaattaaattttatacattacaaacattttttttacgttttccTAAGATTTCTTTCTTGGTTCGTAGGCTTTTTGTTGAAGAATCAAatcttaaagtaaaataaaaaaataaattgtttttaatccaGTGCCCGCTTTAGTCCATGACGATGAGCATGAAAATTTGTTGGGTCattaatttactaaataaattaaataatttcttttgcaaaatatttcctGCCACAAAATAGAGGccaaattatttttcataaaacaaaatgatttatatttatatgtatatgcaatGTACTAcgataaagaaaaaactaatttttagtagaaaaataataattaaatatataattcccTAAATCCAGGGAAACTATaactaaaatagaaatgaactagaactgaactagaactgaactagaactgaactagaactgaactagaactgaactagaactgaactagaactgaactagaactgaactagaactgaactagaactgaactagaactgaactagaactgaactagaactgaactagaactgaactagaactgaactagaaatgaactagaactgaactagaactgaactagaactgaactagaactgaactagaactgaactagaactgaacaagaactgaactagaactgaactagaactgaactagaactgaactagaactgaactagaactgaaatagaactgaactagaactgaactaaagtttttctttatacaaacaAGTTCATACTAACGATTCATAAGTAAAgtagttatttaaaatcaaaatttttaacaattttttttaagtttttaatgaaaatgatcAGTTTTTAACTCATGAATCTCATGAAAAATTGACAAATGACATATTTATTGAGAAAtcagttatattttttaataaaggaaGTACTTACCACATGCAGTAAtctgtaattataaaaaataaattactgttaaaaaattttggtaaatttattaaatttatatagaatataatatGAATTCCTGAAAGTTCAAATTCCTAGAAAACattcaaataatacaaaaacctttCTTAACATCCCTATAATTTTCGCCATATCTGTGATTCAATATTTGGCATAATTAACGCAAAACTGTCACACAAGAAAACGAGAAGATAAAACACGTGAAACTTGAACTTCGAATGAGAAGAAGGTGTCTTTTTTAAAGAGCAGAGACCTATACCAAtataaacacacatatacaatGCATACATTGAAAGGAAATGAAAACAATGTCAGTGGCACAGCTTGTTGACGCCGTAATCTGACACTAACTAAATCAATATAAGACAACAATAACAGGAACACTTttcgaacaaaaacaacaaaattcacATGGAGAAAACCTCCAAAATGATAAATAGAGAGAAACAAAAGAGAGCTTGAAAAAACGAAGGACATTATATGAAAATGGAATAACAATTCAACAATAATGACCAtggaaaagcaaaaaataaaaatattttaaaagaaaaacaacacttaaaaaaataattaaaaaaaaacacaacaaaatgtacataaataaatatgaatcatgatgaataataaataaataaaaaccaaaagaaaatactgaaaaattATGAGACGACAAAAACACATCAACCACAATGACAACAACTATAACCTTGTACGAGTACAGTGTGACGTATAAGTAACattaatttgtttcaaaaaaaaaaagaaaagaaattaaaacaaaatatttttcactgTGGATTACGACGCCtacagtatttttttaaatgtttagcgTTTAGTGTACACGTTTGTTTGCTTGTGTgagagaaattttgtttaataaaagcttCACTCAGTTTAATGACAAATCgtaaagcttttttaactttACTTGTTGTAATAGAAACAGCTTTGAAAAGCTGAAACACGTGGATGTATACTAAATACTGGTCCGTCGGTTCGGCAAATGTGCAAAAAATCATTGTAAACTGAAACAGAAACAATCAACAAATTAGAGAAGACACTGAGAGAGTCTAGGAGGTGAATGAATTGAAAAGCTTTCTACCATAAACAAACTACGTCATAACTTTTgtgtttgtaaaaaagtaaatacatacatcAAACTCCTCTATACGAGGTACAATTGTTCGAAttgaaacaaaacatatttaaggGGAACAGTGGTTTTGCAGTAATGAACTAgtaattaactagaactgaactagaactgaactagaactgaactagaactgaactagaactgaactagaactgaactagaactgaactagaactgaactagaactgaactNNNNNNNNNNNNNNNNNNNNNNNNNNNNNNNNNNNNNNNNNNNNNNNNNNNNNNNNNNNNNNNNNNNNNNNNNNNNNNNNNNNNNNNNNNNNNNNNNNNNgaacagaactagaacagaactagaaccgaattaGAACATCTGCCTCAGCAATttctatttactttttacctacTTACGTAtgatatatattaattaatttataacactagaacagaacagaacagaactagaacagaacagaactagaactagaactagaactagaactagaactagaacagaactagaacagaactagaacggaactagaacagaactagaacagaactagaacagaactagaacagaactagaacagaactagaacagaactagaacagaactagaacagaactagaacagaactagaacagaactagaacagaactagaacagaactagaacagaactagaacagaactagaacagaactagaacagaactagaacagaactagaacagaactagaacagaactagaacagaactagaacagaactagaaccgaattaGAACATCTGCCTCAGCAATttctatttactttttacctacTTACGTAtgatatatattaattaatttataacactCATACGTTTAGTATGTTTTTaatcttttgaaaaattaaaaaaaaaaaataaaaaagtcctATTAGCAATACAATATTCCGAAAGCCCttaaacgatatttttaatttttctttaatttttgtgaGACTTAAGAAAACTGATGTTCTATATATCAACAGTTTGGTAGATTTTTGTTGGCTTGGATTCTCAAAAGGATTAAGTAATATAGTAACTGTCATATCTGCTTACATATATTGTTCTTGTGTTGGATAAAATGAGAAATATTAGTTTCATAAGTATTTACATTACCGTATtcaaaaaaactctttaaaatttttatttttttaataacagatTACTTTTACATAGAGCAGCatgctttaaaaaatatatatttaaatctcTGGAGTTTAtgtaacaaaacacaaaaaagaaaactattttcaatttcaaacacACTGTAATCTTTTTGCAAAGATCTTGAACTACTTTCGATAAAAAATGTGGGTTACAAACACAAATAAACCAAACAATTCGGTGACTCTGAAACACACTTCAGCCAATTTGACATACAAAGCAATTTTTCAAAGTATTGAAGAAATGTTAACAATAATATGGCAACACTGTAAATGTACACTCATGTTGTCACCgatttttaccctttttttaaaaaaaagttgaaataaaactgaatctCTTTATTGCTTTTaccttttacattttatttttgtagttatagtctttttttcaattgtttttgttactaTTATGCATCATATActgaatttttgttataaacaatttactttTATGATTCTAtggaaattcaaaaaaaaaattgtaaaaaatctctagAGAATAAGTGTGACAGTGTTAGAAAAtgacaataaatattattcttgtttgttttacaataaataaaaaaaactttcgttgTTGTAAATTACAAAATCGAGGGAACGAGTGAAAAGTATAGTATTGATGACAGGGTTTATTATTACTGAATTGTTGCTGAGTCGTTTGTCTGTTCAAGTTGTAGTACAATGCCGTTGTTTTGTTACCAGAGTCAAATTGATGTTCCAAACAGTGGgtcaaaagaatttttaatctGTTCTacttagttgtgttctagttcagttctagtgctgttctagttctgttctagttctgttctagttctgttctagttctgttctagttctgttctagttctgttctagttctgttctagttctgttctagttctgttctagttctgttctagttctgttctagttctgttctagttctgttctagttctgttctagttctgttctagttctgttctagttctgttctagttctgttctagttctgttctagttctgttctagttctagttcttttctagttctgttctagttctgttctagttctgttgtagttctgttctagttctgttctagttctgttctagttctgttctagttctgttctagttctgttctagttctgttctagttctgttctagttctgttctagttctgttctagttcttttctagttctgttttagttctgttttagttctgttctagttctgttctagttctgttctagttctgttctagtacaaTCTACAGTTTATATAGaagaaagtttaaattaatacaGTTTAATTCCCACAGTCCATAGTGTGCTGTAACTTGTAATAATGATTGTTGACAAATCACACTTGTTTTCTTTACACAATGACATACATTCGCACTTTTACACATTTACACTCATGTATGTACTATGTAATCATTTAcatctaaacattttctattgtatttgtttgaaatgttttttcacTCTGTCGGAATATGAACTAACATGCATAAGTTTATTTGAATGCTTCTGAGTTTGTTCTAATGaaacttttaattgaaaattaattagacatttattagaatataatagaaaaaaggAGAGGAAAACTTTACGTGTAGTATAAGTAAGTGCATGTGAGTGACACAATCTGTACTTGTTAGTTTTCCATTTTGACCCTGTAAGTTTGTTGGGATTATGGAGGtggaaaaggtttttttttttaaaccaaggATGTTGTTACTGATGTaaattaaacttgtttttttgtaatttagggTCAAGGAAATTTGCCAACATAATTTTATGttgtatggaatttttttttcttcttttttgatATTATTCTATTTGTTGTTGCTAGAATGTagagtttaatatattttatatattttacgttAGAAGGAAATGAGGCTttgaaaaattatcataaaagcCTTGAAATTTCTTTAGGAAAATTTATCTTGAAATTTAGGCATTTTGGCACAAaaccaaatagaaaaaaataaaggtgTTGTTAagcaatattttacaatttaattagaTTTCAATAGATTGATTTATTTGGGTTTGCAATTTATTACTTTGAAATTTTTCCACatgttattaacaaattatctAAATTATACATTGTATATAGTTATAAACTTTATAACTGActtattcatattaaagaaattgtttgcccctaaaaaaaagaatcaaccaatattttcaatattattggcATATTCAATAGCGGGGtaatcaatttaaaagaaaaacaactgcagcaaaaaaattattgcatATTCATATGCAAACTGTTTAATCAATAATCCAAGACatgaagcaacaaaaaaaaaacttaataaatattgCAAGTATGTTGAGACATTTTTTCATACACATCGAATACTCGacatatttacaacaatttttacaactttgtaaaaaaatgcaaatgtttTTAATGTGTATTAGTAAGCATGCAAATGTATACATAATCGTGTTctattaatattacaaaaaaaaaaaaaataataattgacaaCTCTGTCATTTCATATTTAACGACTAACGAATGTAGTAAATGCACATTGggtttataatttgtattattatttaggTGGTTCATGATTTCGACTCTATTTTCTAGTCGTGACTAGTTTGCCCCTTCTCAAGATCTCGACTAATGGCTTGGCCTGTACTCTGGACTTAATTGTAGTCTTATGTTCTTAATAAAGTCTGATTTATTGTCTTGACTTAAGCCTATTTTAAAGTCAGAACTATATTCTGTTTCGTTAACTGTTGTCTAGATTGAAATATAGTCATTAGGCTTAATTATAGTCcgatctatagactataataagATCTGGTCTATTGACTTACTAAAAACATATTGTGCTACAACTATAGTCGTCATCCAATGTCAATTTTAAAGGCATATCGACTGTTGCCAAGACTTACCTATAGCCAATAGGCTtaattatagtctggtctatggactCGACTAAGGTCTGGTCCATTGATTAACCAAGAGCATATTTAATTTACTGTAGTCCGGTCTATTGTCTCGACCATAGTATTGACataagtctagtccataatctcgGATGTAATCTGGTTTATAAACTCAACAAGACTTAAGTTTAGAAAATTCTAAGAACTCGACAATGATTAAAAGGTTTTGGTCTATTGTGTTCAAAGTCTATTCTAGGACCTCAACCTAAGTCAATAGTAACAACTACCGTctgttctataatattttttgatagagCAGAATCTATGTAGTTATAACATTATAGTCCTGTGTTTGGTCTATATGCTATTTTATAGATTTCTAAGTAGGTCTggtcgacatggttactataactaaacaaTGTTcgctgtaacaatatattgttatcaaaaaaacatattatgttattatatttaaacaatgttgttgttactgtaatcattttgatggcaattataaatttaagtatgattaactgaaaaatatttttttttcaataactacatAATGGTAACattgaaaacatattatgttacttaCAACTATTTAAGCgtaccattatatgttatgttacTAGTATATGTTACATAAccattgttataaataaccattatatgttatgttgttctatgtcagttggtacaacaacaaaacaactttagacacacacctcacacatattattttgtgtatgtgtgttctTTAACGCAACAATAAtatgagttgaaataattctcatttggtttaattaattttacccATAATATGATGATCCTgaaacatggttaccacaactatgttttttctttgcGTGTATGCTCTGGTCTTAGGTTTTAAtcatagtctggtttatagccttatctaaagtctggtctatagtctcgactatagtctgaactcaACTATAGTCAACAGTAACCATAAGGTCAATTATCGTGTCGATAGAGTCGaatatacaataaatacaaCCCTAATATTAGTATCCTTAGcgaaatatttaacatattcaAAGCAATATTTCTCTACATTTATTCATCTAAATTAAATAAGCTCATTACAGCGAACTACAAAtacagaaattaaaataaattgtttttttttcatattaaactgCTAACATGCTACCATACATTGgcgaacaaaaataaaataaataatgtcaatgtcaaaactttgaatttttaatttaaaatatttgctgcAAATGTCAAAATTAATATAAGTTGTTTATGAGAGCCATTTACtaagaaaataaatgttgttattaattataataaataattttgtatatttttccaaCAAGGCCTTTTTagtcatataaaaatttataagtttCGGAATAGCTAtttcaattttgttaatttgtattattttttttttaatgttccaAAATTATACATGTTTTGTCTGTGTTTCGTATAAAAAGTAGTGCTCtaaatttaactcaaactatAAATATCTGCTtcgaaaaaacaataacaagctTCAAggattaatattttatagtttgtttgttaAGAAAAACATGTCCTTATACTAAGTTTACCTGGTAATAAGTTCTTGAAGTTTGAGAGTTTATTACTGGTATATATGTGCATATGCAAACATATAAGTACTAATacagacacacatacatagtatacatgtgtatgtatttcaacatacaaatttatatttcctTTTTCAGTTATTTAGAATGGAATTCATAGTTGTACAGTAAAATCTATATAGTTTGGTAGTTAGTTTTTGTcaataatctgaactatagtctgccCTATATAGCTATGACTATAGTCTCATGTATTGTCTCAACTACAGTTTGGTCTATAATTacgactataggccagactatatactgattcAAACTATAGTTTCTTGACTAAAGTCATTAGAATGGAAGTCATAGAAGTTCAGTTTAAACTATGGCTACAGTTTGTTCAATTGTCGACTATATTCTTGTAAATAATCTGGCATATAGTCTAGACTGAGATCTGGCCTATAGATCGATTATAATCATAGTTTTAGTCTCGAACAGAGATTGGTCTGTAGTAatgactatagcccagactatgtCCTAGTGTTTCAATAGTAATATAATCTAtgtttgtagctttttgtcggGCATATCGTCTCGACTATAGTTAGTTTAGTCCCGATTATAGTATGATCTATGGTCTCGACTTTGGTTTATagttatagactgatctactgTTTTACCTataatatagtcttgactgagCGTGACTTGATTTAAATGCTCGACTTTGGACTATAGCCTCTATCAGAGTTCGGACCATTTCCTAGATTTgacaatttagtctatagtctttcaTTTCTATATGGAAGTCATAGAAGTTCAGTAAAAACtgtatagtttggactatagcaaggtttagtttggactatagtcgcTAGCAGAGTTTGGACCATATTCTTGATTTgacaatttagtctatagtctcgattataattgttttctatattctagactatagttaggtCTAGTTTGTAATTTCGCCTAAAGACTCGACCGGACTATCACTTACTTTTCGTTCTATAGTCTTTGCTATAGCCTACTCCACACTATATTCTGTAGTCGGTGTTACAATTTGATTTAAAGACTGGACTTTGTTTTTGATTATTGTCCAGTAAATGTAATATATACTttgatctataatcttgtcATTTTGATAATGCATCGTTGTCATTTCGACAACGCAATGTTCTATTTGACAAAATTGCGTTGACACTTGGTAGTCCTTTTTGTCCCTTTGTGGCTCTTTGAAagcaaattatttttgtttgttaatttgatAACGTTGTGTATTTGCTTAtacttttgttgttgatttgacaaCTATCCGTACATACTTTGCGAACTGatggaaattgaaaaattatatacacattGCTACCAagagtataattttaaaacgtcTCCTTTCCTTTGGTGTATCTTAAGTCTTAAGTATATAGTCTCGTCATCTGTCTCGGCAATCTGGTCCACAATTTAGCATAAAGTCCGATACAACAAATAAAGTTAGTTGATTCCTTTTTTCAAGGTTTTACTGTTCTTTACAACTACTAGCAAATAAATAACGTCTGTTGGCCAGGTAAATcagttacacatacatacatatgtacatacttatattAGTTATTTACTAAATCAACTTGTATACAATAAGCAGTAACTCTACTCTATTGGGGCCCTTAAACGACGTTGTCATTTGGATGTAGGTTAACAAGTTTATTCACTTATCGAGTTAAGGCTTTTTTTCTTGCAATATTACAAGtgctttttttggaaaaaatgttgGTCAGTAGAGCAATAGTCTTTGATATAAAACTACATTAGACAAATTTATTGGCCAAAAGATTGATTCGGCTAAAGAAAAGGAAAGAAAGAAGTaaagaactaaactatagtatgtACTTGTACATATGTTTCTAGTCAATGAGAACTTAAGACTTTTATGGGCCTTATTTagcaaatgaaaatgttttgagttttttcttttcgaaaaggaaataaagtaatttcatttaaattgaattaaatgaaATGCTATTTTTAgaatacaacaacttttacaTATTAGGAATATATATTCAATAAATGCgcatttgtttttgtctttccAAAAAATTGCATTCATTGTATTTTACTCTTGATTGATTATCGATTATGGGCTGGTTGTTTGGTTGTTTAGATAATAAATACAATTGAGTGTAAATGCATGATTAAGGGTATTCACTTAAACCAGTATATTTGTGAAATAAATAcagaaatttattgaatttattacgaaatgtgaaaaaaacgaatgtatataatttttcaatttccatCCGTTCTCAAAGTATGTACAGATAGttgtcaaatcaacaacaaaagtataagaaaatacacaacgttatcaaattaacaaacaaaaataatttgctTTCAAAGAGTCACAAAGGGACAAAAAGGACTACCAAGTGTCAACGCCATTTTGTCAAATAGA is part of the Lucilia cuprina isolate Lc7/37 chromosome 3, ASM2204524v1, whole genome shotgun sequence genome and harbors:
- the LOC111680662 gene encoding succinate dehydrogenase [ubiquinone] iron-sulfur subunit-like, translated to MFLLNLKPTNQYPTILKALYTRYLSVSKTGKSTTKTSPTKPVQAAKKEKPVPAKHTPTKEKKPQIKTVQIYRWKPGDKPKMQTYKVDLSSINPMVLDVLLKIKNDIDQTLTFRRSCREGICGSCAMNIGGLNTLACIHKTDTNLSKPLRIYPLPHMYVIRDLVTDFSQFYEQYRSIQPWLQRKDLKNEIPGCAQYLQHPKDRDVLDGLYECILCACCQTACPSYWWNSDRYLGPAILMQAYRWVIDSRDEATEERLKRLTDPYKLYRCHTILNCTNTCPKNLNPAKAIVKLKQLLAGLKTKDKPKLETDKLFKE